In one Gadus morhua chromosome 15, gadMor3.0, whole genome shotgun sequence genomic region, the following are encoded:
- the mrpl57 gene encoding large ribosomal subunit protein mL63, producing MFLTMALLRKGIPGKQWIGKYRRPRAITWQMKRNMVNQLEREAENEYWISRPYMTAEQEFCHAAERRAQSWLKIKESRFSKFPEHKYIADHLSHLNTTKTWSS from the coding sequence ATGTTTCTCACCATGGCGCTACTGAGGAAAGGGATCCCCGGGAAGCAGTGGATCGGAAAGTACCGGCGACCGAGGGCCATCACCTGGCAGATGAAGCGCAACATGGTGAACCAGCTGGAGCGCGAGGCGGAGAACGAGTACTGGATCAGCCGGCCCTACATGACCGCTGAGCAGGAGTTCTGCCACGCAGCAGAGCGCAGAGCCCAGAGCTGGCTCAAAATTAAGGAGAGCAGATTCTCCAAGTTTCCTGAACACAAATACATTGCAGATCACCTCAGCCACCTCAACACCACCAAAACGTGGTCAAGTTAA
- the LOC115559586 gene encoding cytochrome P450 3A27 isoform X5 codes for MVTDPDMLKVILVKECYSTFTNRSTFAKELFGPLKDGLTLVEDDRWKRIRSTISPSFTSGRLRQVFPIVERYADRLVKTLDTEKPDQSVDVKKFVSPYCLDVITSASFSIDSDTTVNPDGPLSVQLRNLLKMKIWPFFVIIALPIAQYFFRLIGFSIVNKASVDYFQNLLKSFKHDHKEDKSRHSDFLQLMIDSEINESDIKDGVEPSKGLTEPEILSQALIFIFGGYDITSATLSYILYNLALNPDAQQTLQQKIDVHFPKHSPVSYEDLVNLEYLDNVISESMRLLPTAPRIDRMCKKTIQINGLTIPEGTAVGVPLTNLHRDPRFWTSPELFKPERFSKDHGEDIHPYAYMPFGLGPRNCVGMRFAVMVMKMVLVRLLQDHYVETCKDTVVPLEFNMLFQPKEPIKLMLSRREL; via the exons ATGGTAACAGATCCTGACATGCTAAAGGTTATTTTAGTGAAGGAGTGTTATTCAACCTTTACCAACCGATCG ACCTTTGCTAAAGAACTTTTCGGACCATTGAAAGATGGACTTACCTTGGTTGAAGATGACAGGTGGAAAAGAATCCGGAGTACCATATCGCCATCGTTTACTAGTGGAAGGCTGAGACAG GTCTTTCCCATTGTTGAACGCTATGCTGACCGACTTGTTAAAACCCTCGACACTGAAAAGCCAGACCAATCTGTGGatgtaaaaaa ATTTGTCAGCCCTTACTGCTTGGATGTAATAACCAGCGCTTCCTTCAGCATTGACAGCGACACCACAGTCAATCCAGATGGTCCTCTCAGCGTTCAACTCAGAAATCTCCTGAAGATGAAAATCTGGCCTTTTTTTGTAATAA ttGCCTTGCCGATTGCTCAATACTTTTTTAGGTTGATTGGCTTTTCAATAGTCAACAAAGCAAGTGTGGATTACTTTCAGAACCTACTTAAAAGCTTCAAACATGACCACAAGGAAGATAAATCT AGACACAGTGATTTCCTTCAGCTGATGATTGATAGTGAGATCAACGAGTCTGACATTAAGGACGGAGTGGAGCCAAGTAAAG GTTTGACTGAACCTGAAATACTCTCCCAGGCATTAATCTTCATATTTGGTGGCTATGACATTACCAGTGCCACGCTGTCTTACATCCTGTACAACCTGGCCTTGAACCCTGATGCTCAGCAAACCCTGCAGCAAAAGATCGACGTGCACTTTCCAAAACAT AGTCCTGTTTCCTATGAGGACCTGGTGAATCTGGAGTACCTGGACAATGTGATTTCTGAGTCTATGCGGTTGCTGCCAACCGCCCCTCGAATTGACAGAATGTGCAAAAAAACCATCCAAATCAATGGACTCACCATCCCTGAAGGGACAGCGGTGGGGGTCCCTTTGACAAACCTCCACCGAGACCCCCGCTTCTGGACTTCCCCTGAGCTCTTCAAACCAGAACG ATTCAGTAAAGACCACGGGGAGGACATCCACCCCTATGCCTACATGCCCTTTGGCCTGGGTCCACGGAACTGTGTGGGGATGCGCTTCGCTGtgatggtgatgaagatggTTCTGGTGCGCCTTCTGCAGGATCACTACGTGGAGACCTGCAAAGACACCGTT GTTCCTCTGGAATTTAATATGTTGTTTCAGCCCAAGGAGCCGATCAAGCTTATGCTTAGTCGAAGGGAACTCTAA
- the LOC115559586 gene encoding cytochrome P450 3A27 isoform X3 — MFFLPFFSVTTWTLIVLALTLLLLYGIWPFTFFTKMGVDGPRPFPFVGTMPYYIRSLNFSFECSKKYGDVWGQFEGRSPLLMVTDPDMLKVILVKECYSTFTNRSTFAKELFGPLKDGLTLVEDDRWKRIRSTISPSFTSGRLRQVFPIVERYADRLVKTLDTEKPDQSVDVKKFVSPYCLDVITSASFSIDSDTTVNPDGPLSVQLRNLLKMKIWPFFVIIALPIAQYFFRLIGFSIVNKASVDYFQNLLKSFKHDHKEDKSRHSDFLQLMIDSEINESDIKDGVEPSKGLTEPEILSQALIFIFGGYDITSATLSYILYNLALNPDAQQTLQQKIDVHFPKHSPVSYEDLVNLEYLDNVISESMRLLPTAPRIDRMCKKTIQINGLTIPEGTAVGVPLTNLHRDPRFWTSPELFKPERFSKDHGEDIHPYAYMPFGLGPRNCVGMRFAVMVMKMVLVRLLQDHYVETCKDTVVPLEFNMLFQPKEPIKLMLSRREL, encoded by the exons atgtttttcttaCCGTTTTTCTCGGTAACGACATGGACTCTTATTGTTCTCGCCTTAACCCTATTGCTGTT GTATGGCATTTGGCcgtttacattttttacaaAGATGGGTGTTGATGGGCCGAGACCTTTTCCTTTTGTGGGAACAATGCCTTACTATATA AGAAGTCTGAATTTTTCCTTTGAATGCAGTAAGAAGTATGGAGATGTCTGGGG GCAGTTTGAAGGACGTTCCCCCTTATTAATGGTAACAGATCCTGACATGCTAAAGGTTATTTTAGTGAAGGAGTGTTATTCAACCTTTACCAACCGATCG ACCTTTGCTAAAGAACTTTTCGGACCATTGAAAGATGGACTTACCTTGGTTGAAGATGACAGGTGGAAAAGAATCCGGAGTACCATATCGCCATCGTTTACTAGTGGAAGGCTGAGACAG GTCTTTCCCATTGTTGAACGCTATGCTGACCGACTTGTTAAAACCCTCGACACTGAAAAGCCAGACCAATCTGTGGatgtaaaaaa ATTTGTCAGCCCTTACTGCTTGGATGTAATAACCAGCGCTTCCTTCAGCATTGACAGCGACACCACAGTCAATCCAGATGGTCCTCTCAGCGTTCAACTCAGAAATCTCCTGAAGATGAAAATCTGGCCTTTTTTTGTAATAA ttGCCTTGCCGATTGCTCAATACTTTTTTAGGTTGATTGGCTTTTCAATAGTCAACAAAGCAAGTGTGGATTACTTTCAGAACCTACTTAAAAGCTTCAAACATGACCACAAGGAAGATAAATCT AGACACAGTGATTTCCTTCAGCTGATGATTGATAGTGAGATCAACGAGTCTGACATTAAGGACGGAGTGGAGCCAAGTAAAG GTTTGACTGAACCTGAAATACTCTCCCAGGCATTAATCTTCATATTTGGTGGCTATGACATTACCAGTGCCACGCTGTCTTACATCCTGTACAACCTGGCCTTGAACCCTGATGCTCAGCAAACCCTGCAGCAAAAGATCGACGTGCACTTTCCAAAACAT AGTCCTGTTTCCTATGAGGACCTGGTGAATCTGGAGTACCTGGACAATGTGATTTCTGAGTCTATGCGGTTGCTGCCAACCGCCCCTCGAATTGACAGAATGTGCAAAAAAACCATCCAAATCAATGGACTCACCATCCCTGAAGGGACAGCGGTGGGGGTCCCTTTGACAAACCTCCACCGAGACCCCCGCTTCTGGACTTCCCCTGAGCTCTTCAAACCAGAACG ATTCAGTAAAGACCACGGGGAGGACATCCACCCCTATGCCTACATGCCCTTTGGCCTGGGTCCACGGAACTGTGTGGGGATGCGCTTCGCTGtgatggtgatgaagatggTTCTGGTGCGCCTTCTGCAGGATCACTACGTGGAGACCTGCAAAGACACCGTT GTTCCTCTGGAATTTAATATGTTGTTTCAGCCCAAGGAGCCGATCAAGCTTATGCTTAGTCGAAGGGAACTCTAA
- the LOC115559586 gene encoding cytochrome P450 3A27 isoform X4: MFFLPFFSVTTWTLIVLALTLLLLYGIWPFTFFTKMGVDGPRPFPFVGTMPYYITFAKELFGPLKDGLTLVEDDRWKRIRSTISPSFTSGRLRQVFPIVERYADRLVKTLDTEKPDQSVDVKKFVSPYCLDVITSASFSIDSDTTVNPDGPLSVQLRNLLKMKIWPFFVIIALPIAQYFFRLIGFSIVNKASVDYFQNLLKSFKHDHKEDKSRHSDFLQLMIDSEINESDIKDGVEPSKGLTEPEILSQALIFIFGGYDITSATLSYILYNLALNPDAQQTLQQKIDVHFPKHSPVSYEDLVNLEYLDNVISESMRLLPTAPRIDRMCKKTIQINGLTIPEGTAVGVPLTNLHRDPRFWTSPELFKPERFSKDHGEDIHPYAYMPFGLGPRNCVGMRFAVMVMKMVLVRLLQDHYVETCKDTVVPLEFNMLFQPKEPIKLMLSRREL, translated from the exons atgtttttcttaCCGTTTTTCTCGGTAACGACATGGACTCTTATTGTTCTCGCCTTAACCCTATTGCTGTT GTATGGCATTTGGCcgtttacattttttacaaAGATGGGTGTTGATGGGCCGAGACCTTTTCCTTTTGTGGGAACAATGCCTTACTATATA ACCTTTGCTAAAGAACTTTTCGGACCATTGAAAGATGGACTTACCTTGGTTGAAGATGACAGGTGGAAAAGAATCCGGAGTACCATATCGCCATCGTTTACTAGTGGAAGGCTGAGACAG GTCTTTCCCATTGTTGAACGCTATGCTGACCGACTTGTTAAAACCCTCGACACTGAAAAGCCAGACCAATCTGTGGatgtaaaaaa ATTTGTCAGCCCTTACTGCTTGGATGTAATAACCAGCGCTTCCTTCAGCATTGACAGCGACACCACAGTCAATCCAGATGGTCCTCTCAGCGTTCAACTCAGAAATCTCCTGAAGATGAAAATCTGGCCTTTTTTTGTAATAA ttGCCTTGCCGATTGCTCAATACTTTTTTAGGTTGATTGGCTTTTCAATAGTCAACAAAGCAAGTGTGGATTACTTTCAGAACCTACTTAAAAGCTTCAAACATGACCACAAGGAAGATAAATCT AGACACAGTGATTTCCTTCAGCTGATGATTGATAGTGAGATCAACGAGTCTGACATTAAGGACGGAGTGGAGCCAAGTAAAG GTTTGACTGAACCTGAAATACTCTCCCAGGCATTAATCTTCATATTTGGTGGCTATGACATTACCAGTGCCACGCTGTCTTACATCCTGTACAACCTGGCCTTGAACCCTGATGCTCAGCAAACCCTGCAGCAAAAGATCGACGTGCACTTTCCAAAACAT AGTCCTGTTTCCTATGAGGACCTGGTGAATCTGGAGTACCTGGACAATGTGATTTCTGAGTCTATGCGGTTGCTGCCAACCGCCCCTCGAATTGACAGAATGTGCAAAAAAACCATCCAAATCAATGGACTCACCATCCCTGAAGGGACAGCGGTGGGGGTCCCTTTGACAAACCTCCACCGAGACCCCCGCTTCTGGACTTCCCCTGAGCTCTTCAAACCAGAACG ATTCAGTAAAGACCACGGGGAGGACATCCACCCCTATGCCTACATGCCCTTTGGCCTGGGTCCACGGAACTGTGTGGGGATGCGCTTCGCTGtgatggtgatgaagatggTTCTGGTGCGCCTTCTGCAGGATCACTACGTGGAGACCTGCAAAGACACCGTT GTTCCTCTGGAATTTAATATGTTGTTTCAGCCCAAGGAGCCGATCAAGCTTATGCTTAGTCGAAGGGAACTCTAA